The proteins below are encoded in one region of Planctopirus limnophila DSM 3776:
- a CDS encoding TIR domain-containing protein, with translation MNSANRKKVAVITSYVQQSFSESDWYAIGQLTGQLNTISGHSRLLRALNFGDDDYSGCAAEVLDRIFSANESAIDEVIDHFDIDLWYQQKSPEKYNRLFSAAASSSADFWKSGFLKLFVSHLSSNKTRMSALKAGLATWGISAFIAHEDIEASREWRDEVEAGLETMDVLAAVVEPGFKESDWCVQEVGYALGRKIDVIPLRAGLDPFGFFGKFQGIQIKGRLPEQVACDITQVLLKKPQYRERLIQSISIAFSTLASEKKIENINTLDEWSILTDIQLKTVVEQAAMSGAEKQAAKNLIARIGAFKAAEVEVNLPDDDDIPF, from the coding sequence ATGAATTCAGCCAATCGAAAGAAGGTCGCAGTAATCACTTCATATGTTCAGCAATCATTTTCCGAAAGTGATTGGTACGCGATTGGGCAGCTTACAGGTCAACTCAACACAATCTCAGGTCACTCGAGGCTCTTGCGAGCGTTGAATTTTGGAGACGACGACTATTCTGGTTGCGCAGCGGAAGTTCTTGACAGAATCTTCTCCGCAAATGAATCGGCCATTGATGAGGTGATCGACCACTTCGACATCGACCTTTGGTACCAGCAGAAAAGTCCTGAAAAGTACAACAGACTGTTCTCCGCCGCGGCCTCGTCCTCTGCGGACTTTTGGAAAAGTGGTTTTCTTAAGTTATTCGTTAGCCATCTTTCATCCAATAAGACTCGAATGTCTGCACTCAAAGCTGGGCTGGCGACTTGGGGAATTTCAGCCTTCATCGCACACGAAGATATCGAGGCATCTCGTGAATGGAGGGATGAAGTCGAAGCCGGCTTGGAAACGATGGATGTGCTTGCGGCCGTCGTAGAACCAGGATTCAAGGAATCAGATTGGTGCGTACAAGAGGTCGGTTACGCCCTAGGCCGCAAAATCGATGTAATTCCACTACGAGCAGGATTAGACCCTTTTGGTTTCTTTGGAAAGTTTCAAGGAATTCAGATCAAAGGGCGACTTCCCGAGCAGGTGGCATGCGATATTACACAAGTTCTTCTCAAGAAACCTCAATATAGAGAGAGGCTCATCCAAAGCATATCAATAGCCTTTTCAACACTGGCTTCCGAGAAAAAGATCGAAAATATTAACACGCTAGACGAATGGTCGATTCTTACCGACATTCAGTTGAAAACTGTGGTCGAGCAAGCCGCGATGTCAGGGGCTGAGAAGCAAGCGGCGAAGAATCTGATCGCTCGCATTGGAGCATTCAAAGCAGCAGAAGTCGAAGTCAACCTGCCTGACGACGATGACATTCCGTTTTGA
- a CDS encoding SIR2 family protein has translation MAERRHRFEGLVPEMLIQSIRDHRCVLFAGAGMSAQAQTQDGTRLPTWSALLERMLNWCIDHRVPLRADPAEFKEVLKRGRLLVVAQELQQSLGSQLNTCLSAILHTGKTTPSEAHRLVSRIDWVAALSSNYDGLIEGAYALETGGIVPPVFSPAGIGQALDCLRSNRFFVLKVHGDVNLPGSIVLSNRDYSRLLYLSPGYRSFLESIFSNYTVLFVGFGGNDPDLDGIVDRLSTIYEHSIGQHFILISEDEFTALERRRLLEDKRLDCITYRRDASHSQVVEFLWALSQRLTSKAVVNTPFAKDENKQRAFISGSSRQIGMLREVAEIARQVGFDVWYSETEIAVGDRLVDVIAKCIDEADCFIVILSKESGESSWVHFEIGRAFGAHKKVFPIRIGDAPVPSDLMNVVYLQVSEPPFNAEDKEKIMMNLARFLKPTKSS, from the coding sequence ATGGCGGAGCGCAGACATCGTTTTGAAGGCTTGGTGCCAGAAATGCTCATACAGAGTATCCGCGATCATCGGTGCGTGCTTTTCGCTGGCGCCGGGATGTCAGCCCAAGCTCAAACTCAAGACGGCACACGCCTCCCGACTTGGAGTGCTCTGCTCGAGCGAATGCTGAACTGGTGTATCGATCATCGAGTTCCACTTCGGGCTGATCCAGCAGAGTTCAAAGAGGTACTGAAGCGTGGGAGGTTGCTCGTTGTTGCTCAAGAACTTCAGCAGAGTCTCGGTAGCCAGCTAAACACTTGCTTGTCAGCAATTCTCCATACCGGCAAGACAACACCAAGTGAAGCACATCGTTTGGTATCGAGAATTGATTGGGTTGCTGCGCTTTCGTCTAACTATGATGGACTGATTGAAGGGGCCTATGCACTTGAAACTGGTGGCATCGTCCCACCAGTTTTCTCTCCTGCCGGAATTGGTCAGGCTCTCGATTGCCTTCGAAGTAACCGCTTCTTCGTCTTGAAAGTGCATGGCGATGTCAATCTCCCCGGCTCAATAGTGTTAAGCAACCGAGACTATTCAAGACTTCTATATTTGAGCCCCGGCTACCGATCTTTTCTTGAATCTATCTTTTCAAACTATACCGTTCTATTTGTAGGATTTGGCGGGAATGATCCAGATCTTGATGGAATAGTGGATAGACTATCCACAATCTACGAACATAGTATCGGACAGCACTTCATATTGATTTCTGAGGATGAATTTACTGCGCTCGAACGTAGGCGTCTACTTGAAGACAAGCGCCTAGACTGCATTACGTATCGACGGGATGCCTCACATTCACAAGTCGTCGAATTTCTTTGGGCGCTGTCACAGCGGTTAACTTCAAAGGCAGTCGTTAACACGCCGTTTGCTAAAGACGAGAACAAACAACGCGCGTTCATATCTGGGAGTTCTCGACAAATAGGCATGCTTCGCGAAGTGGCCGAGATAGCAAGGCAGGTAGGCTTTGATGTGTGGTACTCCGAGACAGAGATCGCTGTGGGCGATCGTTTGGTTGATGTGATCGCCAAGTGTATCGACGAGGCGGACTGTTTCATTGTTATTCTGTCAAAAGAGTCAGGGGAGTCTTCTTGGGTTCACTTTGAAATCGGCAGGGCCTTTGGAGCGCACAAAAAGGTGTTTCCAATCCGCATTGGTGATGCTCCTGTACCCTCAGACCTGATGAACGTTGTCTACCTGCAAGTCAGCGAGCCACCATTTAACGCTGAAGATAAAGAAAAAATCATGATGAACCTGGCGAGATTTCTTAAGCCCACGAAATCTAGCTAG
- a CDS encoding DUF4153 domain-containing protein: MPSFLTDSRVLPNSIAAEQLAAERQATERLAQEQSPARLGVAWRELLAVLLLVVLGDLTLYRGHGFGGYALLLAAAPLALLLGAARHQRPWQVLAATVMIWGAALRLAWCGNWLAFALGGVLLICLSTSLAGAGMYLGDVLRWLASFIPSLFRGLADYEATFRQRVSLRWGLPAQAILWAYLLPPICAVIFLGLFIQANPDVSLWVQQRLLSFQELWSQVWSIIGSPYRMGFWLICGSVAIGLMRPHLMTLYEVFQTEPLEDLKVDNTSRTDLYPAYRNTILVLIVLFAMYLVFEFVTMWTRTFPPGFHYSGYAHEGAAWLTVALALATIMLSIIFNASMMTDPRMPALRNLAMIWAAENILLALAVYNRLLIYVGFNGMTRMRVVGILGVTSVLAGVVLVMIKISRGHSFGWLLKNQIFVVAVAAYLYAVLPVDGWVMTYNVRQVLVGNLPPSVQIAHHPTTTEGWLALLPLQQAENQVIREGVVEMLTNHERRLKDVTPIDWTARQLADEQFLRAVALPENDSLRKPIKPGAEDRFRSFSFQWY, encoded by the coding sequence ATGCCGTCGTTTTTGACCGATTCCCGCGTGCTGCCGAACTCCATCGCGGCGGAGCAGCTTGCCGCCGAAAGACAGGCCACAGAGCGACTTGCTCAGGAACAATCCCCCGCCCGGCTTGGGGTGGCCTGGCGGGAGTTGCTGGCGGTTCTGCTGCTGGTCGTTCTGGGCGATCTCACCCTCTACCGGGGCCACGGGTTTGGCGGGTATGCCCTGCTGCTCGCGGCGGCTCCGCTGGCACTGCTCCTGGGTGCCGCCCGGCATCAACGCCCCTGGCAGGTCCTCGCCGCCACGGTCATGATCTGGGGAGCCGCCCTCCGGCTGGCGTGGTGCGGCAACTGGCTCGCCTTCGCACTCGGTGGCGTACTCCTCATCTGCCTTTCCACCAGTCTTGCCGGTGCCGGGATGTATTTGGGAGATGTCCTCAGGTGGCTGGCTTCGTTCATTCCCAGTCTCTTTCGCGGCCTGGCCGATTACGAAGCGACCTTCCGTCAGCGGGTGAGCCTCCGCTGGGGATTGCCGGCCCAGGCGATCCTGTGGGCCTACCTCCTCCCGCCGATTTGCGCCGTGATCTTTCTCGGGCTGTTCATCCAGGCCAACCCCGATGTCTCGCTCTGGGTTCAGCAACGCCTGCTCTCCTTTCAGGAACTCTGGTCGCAGGTCTGGTCAATCATTGGTTCTCCCTATCGGATGGGCTTCTGGCTGATCTGCGGCTCCGTGGCGATCGGACTCATGCGGCCGCACCTGATGACCCTCTATGAGGTCTTTCAGACAGAACCATTGGAAGACTTGAAGGTTGATAACACATCGCGGACCGATCTCTACCCCGCCTATCGCAATACGATCCTCGTGCTGATTGTCCTCTTCGCGATGTATCTCGTTTTTGAATTCGTGACGATGTGGACGCGGACCTTCCCGCCGGGCTTCCACTATTCGGGGTATGCGCATGAAGGGGCCGCCTGGCTGACAGTGGCCTTGGCGCTGGCGACGATCATGCTGTCGATCATCTTCAATGCCTCGATGATGACCGACCCGCGCATGCCCGCACTGCGGAACCTGGCCATGATCTGGGCGGCAGAGAACATCCTGCTGGCGCTGGCGGTCTACAACCGGCTCTTAATCTATGTCGGCTTCAACGGCATGACGCGAATGCGGGTCGTGGGGATATTGGGTGTCACCAGTGTTCTGGCGGGAGTGGTGCTGGTGATGATCAAGATTTCGCGGGGGCACAGCTTCGGCTGGCTGCTCAAGAATCAGATCTTCGTGGTGGCTGTCGCTGCCTACCTATATGCCGTGCTGCCAGTGGATGGCTGGGTAATGACCTACAACGTGCGGCAGGTGCTGGTGGGCAACCTTCCACCCAGCGTGCAGATTGCCCACCATCCCACCACGACCGAAGGCTGGCTGGCACTGCTCCCCCTGCAACAGGCCGAGAACCAAGTCATTCGCGAAGGGGTGGTCGAAATGTTGACCAATCACGAACGCCGCCTCAAAGACGTAACGCCCATCGACTGGACGGCCCGGCAACTGGCGGACGAACAGTTCCTGCGAGCCGTGGCACTCCCTGAAAACGATAGCTTGCGAAAGCCGATCAAGCCCGGCGCGGAAGACCGGTTTCGCTCGTTTTCGTTTCAGTGGTATTAG
- a CDS encoding J domain-containing protein, which yields MGTDAHSLPDDFSKWPENPWELMGMGRSFSSGDLKRVYSKLIKRFRPEIDAEAFQKIRKAYEVLLPYADAKKRSDDFALLLGEQMQTPDMIRPFKDEVILECDSKDAFRGMEASVKDADHSYLSCLDSDPWQLAKSGKVDLAYEVLSRRSLTHPHIEREMLQRYWLLTLQPHLDSSTTSLNLLLSYALKYGLSLQSQRLLTRECSNHPELTTGRDFWKLILDPAFRTLQTQLLRVRWQLYFKRDQDEIVIQEFHRLDEMLVDDCSYWLAIIVCLLEMLIVYEPVQKDELIQHCKSALSEFTVSGFYGDHLLDRADCLLISSEQLSFTNPSIVKASQSVRSLCRMCLKVAFEMEYENETLQNEMVDELLLQLLINPQDTLLCLEILRDKGTIWFQAIKVKIEQLWLSKCGHYIALDGDEIRRHLIRDPVLRSGLKSWHFYYQSLRFRLLRFCLYQQLEYFQVLNVLKDCVPIDSEVIERIDKLSADDPLLCLLRICQIYR from the coding sequence ATGGGTACCGATGCTCACTCGCTCCCTGATGATTTCTCGAAGTGGCCAGAAAATCCCTGGGAGTTAATGGGGATGGGACGATCATTTTCAAGTGGTGATCTAAAGCGGGTCTATTCAAAGCTGATTAAGCGGTTTCGGCCTGAAATCGACGCTGAGGCCTTTCAGAAGATTCGGAAGGCGTATGAGGTACTTCTTCCCTATGCTGATGCGAAAAAACGATCAGACGATTTTGCTCTTCTTCTCGGCGAGCAAATGCAGACTCCTGATATGATTCGTCCATTTAAAGATGAAGTTATCCTTGAGTGTGATTCAAAAGATGCTTTTAGAGGTATGGAAGCTTCTGTCAAGGACGCAGATCATTCATATCTGTCATGTCTTGATAGTGATCCGTGGCAATTGGCGAAATCCGGGAAAGTCGATCTTGCTTACGAAGTTCTTTCGCGAAGAAGTCTGACTCATCCTCATATTGAGCGGGAGATGCTGCAAAGATACTGGTTGCTGACGCTTCAGCCGCATTTAGATTCATCGACGACATCTCTGAATCTGCTGTTGAGTTATGCATTGAAGTATGGCTTGAGCTTACAGTCTCAACGGCTGTTGACGAGGGAGTGTTCGAATCACCCCGAATTAACCACAGGAAGAGATTTTTGGAAGCTGATATTGGATCCTGCGTTTCGTACACTTCAAACACAGCTTCTGCGAGTGCGATGGCAGTTGTATTTTAAGAGGGATCAAGACGAAATAGTTATTCAAGAGTTTCATCGACTTGATGAAATGCTTGTGGATGACTGTTCTTATTGGTTAGCTATCATTGTCTGTTTATTGGAGATGTTGATTGTTTATGAACCAGTTCAGAAAGACGAGCTTATTCAACACTGTAAAAGTGCTCTGAGTGAGTTTACTGTTAGTGGGTTTTATGGTGATCATCTTTTGGATCGTGCAGATTGTCTTCTTATAAGCTCTGAGCAACTGAGTTTCACGAACCCATCTATCGTGAAGGCATCACAATCCGTTCGATCTCTATGCCGAATGTGCCTTAAAGTCGCTTTTGAAATGGAATACGAGAATGAGACGCTCCAGAATGAAATGGTTGACGAACTTCTATTACAGTTATTGATTAATCCGCAGGATACGCTTCTATGTCTGGAAATATTGCGGGATAAGGGGACTATTTGGTTTCAGGCGATAAAAGTCAAAATTGAACAACTGTGGTTAAGTAAGTGTGGTCATTACATTGCTCTGGATGGTGATGAGATCCGTCGCCATCTCATTCGTGACCCAGTGCTTCGTTCTGGACTGAAATCGTGGCATTTTTATTATCAGTCACTTCGTTTTCGATTACTGAGATTCTGCCTGTACCAACAGTTAGAGTATTTCCAGGTTCTTAATGTTCTCAAGGATTGTGTTCCAATTGATTCAGAGGTTATAGAACGGATAGATAAACTTTCAGCGGACGACCCTCTGTTGTGTCTGCTTAGGATCTGCCAGATCTATCGATAA
- a CDS encoding J domain-containing protein, with product MNMDSLPDDVSQWPQDPWRILGMERSFTKKELKLAYSRLIKRYRPESAPEAFQKVRQAYETLQHYADADADTAAVAHLIWNHLQTTDEKSVEDDGTSAEDHSAETPEHDDAGHESSSQRSHHRRQAHRDVDPWQLAKAGEYEKAYAELARRRFTRPHFEREMLQRYWLLTLHPELDRSTTAYDQLLNFAITYRLSDEVERLLLAEVSNRPELAMKNQIWKLISGRYNQSFRLSLLRLRWKGLLKDDGDEVVLQEFEELESQYFDDPAQWLTIVIQLLELVVVYHPRLRQPMFDRCQTLLKELESQGVHQQELFDRADYLISNYHDFFRSPSSLVRTSKSIRFLYRRCLEVATELEHIESPRRREILLPLIDQIVNHPQSSLMCLDELLKKGAPWLQILSQAIYQLWYEEYSQYEALEFEGLKSEAQRDTVLMGLMSASQFSYNSLRGRVLRFCLVHCIDMTKLVPVLQMIEISNKATTPRADMLLKDKPLRSLVQACQIGI from the coding sequence ATGAATATGGACTCTTTACCGGACGATGTTTCCCAATGGCCTCAAGATCCCTGGCGGATTCTGGGGATGGAAAGATCATTTACCAAAAAAGAGTTAAAGCTGGCGTACTCGCGGTTAATTAAACGATATCGCCCCGAATCGGCACCGGAAGCATTTCAAAAAGTCAGGCAGGCGTATGAAACCTTGCAGCATTACGCCGATGCCGATGCGGACACTGCCGCCGTGGCCCATCTGATATGGAATCATCTTCAAACAACGGATGAGAAATCCGTCGAGGATGATGGCACTTCGGCAGAAGATCATTCGGCCGAGACTCCTGAACATGACGACGCGGGACATGAATCATCATCCCAGAGATCCCACCATCGGCGGCAGGCTCACCGAGATGTCGATCCGTGGCAACTGGCGAAGGCGGGTGAATATGAGAAGGCGTATGCCGAACTTGCCAGAAGACGTTTTACGAGACCTCATTTTGAGCGGGAAATGCTGCAGCGCTACTGGTTGCTGACACTTCATCCCGAGCTGGATCGTTCGACAACGGCCTATGATCAACTTCTGAATTTCGCCATCACTTATCGATTGAGTGATGAGGTGGAGCGATTGCTCTTGGCTGAAGTGTCGAACCGGCCGGAACTGGCGATGAAAAACCAGATCTGGAAGCTGATCTCAGGCCGCTACAACCAGAGTTTCCGTCTCTCGTTGTTACGTCTGAGGTGGAAAGGGCTTCTCAAAGACGACGGCGATGAAGTTGTGCTGCAGGAGTTTGAAGAACTGGAATCGCAGTATTTCGACGATCCTGCTCAATGGTTAACGATTGTGATCCAACTGCTGGAACTGGTGGTGGTCTATCATCCCCGTTTGCGTCAGCCGATGTTTGACCGCTGCCAGACCCTTCTGAAAGAATTGGAATCACAAGGGGTTCATCAACAGGAATTGTTTGATCGGGCAGACTATCTGATATCGAATTACCATGACTTCTTTCGCTCGCCTTCATCACTCGTCAGAACCTCTAAATCGATCCGTTTTCTTTATCGTCGCTGTCTGGAGGTCGCTACTGAGTTGGAACATATCGAAAGCCCGCGCAGGCGGGAGATTTTGTTGCCACTGATCGATCAGATTGTGAATCACCCGCAGAGTTCACTGATGTGCCTGGATGAGCTGTTGAAAAAAGGTGCACCCTGGCTGCAGATACTCAGTCAAGCGATCTATCAACTCTGGTATGAAGAATATTCACAGTACGAAGCCCTTGAATTTGAGGGACTGAAAAGCGAGGCCCAGCGCGATACGGTTCTTATGGGTCTGATGTCCGCATCGCAATTCAGCTACAACTCATTGCGAGGACGCGTCCTGCGATTCTGTCTCGTGCACTGTATTGACATGACAAAACTGGTCCCTGTACTGCAGATGATCGAAATCTCCAATAAAGCGACAACACCCCGGGCCGACATGTTGCTCAAAGATAAACCCCTGCGCAGCCTGGTTCAGGCATGTCAGATCGGTATTTAG
- a CDS encoding Hsp70 family protein, which produces MSRIVGIDLGTTNSLIAIMEADGPKLIPNSLGQKLTPSVVGVEGEHLLVGMTAKEYQVSHPDLCASVFKRYMGSDWSVTLAGRKMSAIDLSSCVLRSLVADAEHYLGEAVTSAVITVPAYFNEEQRRATIAAGQMAGLKVERIVNEPTAAAIAYGLHEADSQKTAVIIDLGGGTFDVSIVEMFEGVLEIRASAGEIFLGGEDFTDACVSQILNQAGMKFEHTEMQEPLRVSRLRRECEQAKRRLTNEASTEVRLPNSQGEIEPDAPRYAITREMFDLWTKPTLDRILSPIRRALGDAGLKRQEIDEVILAGGASRMPSLIKRIEELFERPTRCTINPDEVVALGAAVNAGILDRHESLSEIVVTDVAPFTMGVEICREIGGEDRDGYYLPIINRNTTIPVSRVERVATRVANQSKVNVSVYQGESRLVKDNQLLGSFEVTGIPPGPPGQEIDIRFTYDLNGILEAEAVIVKTQKRATQVFTRHMKNLSESQMKTALDKMQALKAHPRDEEENRLLLKWAERLYMELPHRERNRLDQLITGFEEVLESQDQAQIKLFAEELGAFLKAFDSFEGEQGDYGTSPSDE; this is translated from the coding sequence ATGAGTCGCATTGTTGGCATTGATCTGGGAACGACCAATTCACTCATTGCCATTATGGAGGCGGATGGCCCGAAGCTCATCCCGAATTCACTTGGCCAGAAACTGACTCCTTCTGTTGTGGGGGTTGAAGGCGAGCATCTGCTGGTCGGAATGACGGCCAAAGAGTATCAGGTCTCACATCCGGATCTTTGCGCGAGCGTTTTCAAACGCTACATGGGAAGTGACTGGAGCGTGACTCTGGCTGGCCGCAAGATGTCGGCGATCGATCTGTCCAGTTGTGTGCTTCGATCGCTGGTCGCTGATGCCGAGCATTATCTGGGCGAAGCCGTAACGTCGGCTGTGATTACCGTCCCTGCCTACTTTAATGAAGAGCAGAGGCGAGCGACGATTGCTGCCGGTCAGATGGCAGGTCTCAAGGTTGAACGGATTGTCAACGAGCCCACGGCTGCAGCCATAGCGTACGGTCTCCATGAAGCCGATTCTCAAAAGACAGCCGTGATTATCGACTTAGGTGGCGGCACGTTTGACGTTTCAATTGTCGAAATGTTTGAAGGTGTGCTTGAAATTCGTGCTTCAGCCGGCGAGATCTTTTTGGGTGGAGAAGATTTCACCGACGCCTGTGTCTCCCAGATTCTCAATCAGGCCGGGATGAAGTTCGAACACACCGAAATGCAGGAGCCACTGCGAGTTTCTCGCTTACGTCGGGAATGCGAACAGGCCAAACGCCGGTTGACAAATGAAGCGTCAACAGAAGTTCGCCTGCCGAACAGTCAGGGAGAAATCGAGCCCGATGCACCGCGTTATGCGATCACACGGGAAATGTTCGACCTCTGGACGAAACCGACGCTGGATCGCATTTTAAGCCCGATCCGCAGGGCGCTAGGCGATGCCGGGCTGAAACGGCAGGAGATCGACGAAGTCATTCTGGCAGGCGGTGCGTCTCGCATGCCGAGTCTTATTAAACGTATTGAAGAGCTGTTCGAAAGACCCACACGCTGCACCATCAATCCCGATGAAGTGGTCGCTTTAGGTGCCGCCGTCAATGCCGGGATTCTGGATCGGCATGAGAGCCTTTCCGAAATTGTCGTGACCGATGTCGCTCCCTTTACCATGGGCGTGGAGATCTGTCGTGAAATTGGTGGCGAAGATCGGGATGGTTATTACCTGCCGATCATCAATCGCAATACAACCATTCCTGTCAGCCGGGTCGAACGCGTGGCCACCCGTGTGGCCAATCAATCCAAAGTGAATGTTTCGGTCTATCAGGGTGAATCCCGATTGGTCAAAGACAACCAGCTATTGGGTTCTTTCGAAGTCACTGGTATTCCCCCCGGCCCACCTGGACAGGAAATTGATATTCGATTCACTTATGACCTCAATGGCATTCTCGAAGCCGAAGCGGTGATTGTGAAGACACAAAAGCGGGCCACTCAGGTCTTTACCCGCCATATGAAAAATCTGAGCGAAAGTCAGATGAAAACGGCTCTCGATAAGATGCAGGCTTTAAAGGCTCATCCTCGCGATGAAGAAGAGAACCGGCTACTGCTTAAATGGGCCGAGCGACTCTATATGGAACTTCCCCATCGTGAGCGAAACCGCCTGGATCAACTGATCACGGGGTTTGAAGAGGTACTGGAATCTCAGGATCAGGCACAGATCAAACTCTTTGCTGAAGAACTGGGAGCATTTCTCAAGGCATTCGATTCCTTTGAAGGCGAACAAGGTGACTACGGAACCTCTCCATCCGACGAGTAA
- a CDS encoding alkaline phosphatase D family protein — MTNATISAGWNRREFMTAAGTLVVATGVNPLLAADQPIREVIGPVLGHIDHRQAYLFCRAPGATSVRLSLENAQGQRIQQLESAPEKVHDDCVTFSLQNLQPGTTYRGQLVTTGSTSLFGPDNFDGKFTFTTPVAPETPATITLGLGSCVSSTEFDDLWSQIAAHQVDGFCLLGDTPYIDTNDLSRNRLARRKFWGTLPTLRMLATKIPFWNTWDDHDFGKNDSDGLMPKKEDIRQAFLEYNALANYGENDEGIYTSFRRGPVEVWLIDDRWFSQTASSWADPAQKTCLGQAQWNWLQRTLKASTAPFKILCTGMVWYPKGNKEKDHWETYSAEREALFAWIKQQQISGVMLISGDIHVSRHHIYGPERVGYPLHECVVSPMHASVIPSLDVQHPARVWSKPAPNVFLKLVASNLESQPKLTATWINRQGEELHSFEWIA, encoded by the coding sequence ATGACGAATGCAACAATTTCAGCCGGGTGGAATCGCCGAGAGTTTATGACCGCTGCGGGCACTTTGGTTGTGGCCACAGGCGTCAATCCTTTGCTGGCTGCCGATCAGCCCATTCGCGAAGTCATCGGGCCTGTGTTGGGGCATATTGATCATCGTCAAGCCTACTTATTCTGCCGCGCTCCTGGTGCGACATCCGTTCGCCTGAGCCTCGAGAATGCACAAGGGCAGAGAATACAGCAATTGGAATCGGCTCCCGAGAAAGTTCACGATGATTGTGTGACCTTCTCTCTGCAGAACCTCCAGCCCGGTACGACCTATCGCGGCCAGTTGGTGACCACGGGTTCAACCTCACTGTTCGGTCCTGATAACTTTGATGGAAAGTTCACCTTCACGACACCCGTAGCACCCGAAACGCCTGCCACAATCACGCTGGGGCTGGGTTCCTGTGTGTCGAGCACCGAGTTCGATGATTTATGGAGCCAGATCGCCGCTCATCAAGTTGATGGCTTCTGCCTGTTGGGCGATACCCCTTACATCGATACCAACGACCTCAGCAGGAACCGACTCGCCCGGCGAAAGTTCTGGGGGACACTCCCCACCCTCAGAATGCTCGCTACGAAAATCCCCTTCTGGAACACCTGGGATGACCACGACTTCGGCAAGAATGATTCCGATGGACTGATGCCGAAAAAGGAAGATATCCGCCAGGCGTTCCTCGAATACAACGCTCTGGCAAATTACGGAGAAAACGACGAGGGGATCTATACCTCGTTTCGCCGAGGGCCTGTCGAAGTCTGGCTGATTGATGATCGCTGGTTCTCACAGACAGCCAGTTCCTGGGCCGACCCGGCACAAAAGACCTGCCTGGGCCAAGCGCAGTGGAATTGGCTTCAGCGAACATTGAAGGCTTCGACGGCCCCATTCAAAATTCTTTGTACCGGCATGGTCTGGTATCCCAAGGGGAACAAAGAGAAAGATCACTGGGAGACCTACAGTGCCGAGCGCGAAGCACTCTTTGCCTGGATTAAGCAGCAGCAGATCAGCGGCGTCATGCTAATCTCGGGAGATATCCATGTCAGCCGGCATCATATTTATGGGCCGGAGCGAGTCGGTTATCCACTCCACGAATGTGTTGTTTCGCCGATGCACGCTTCGGTCATCCCTTCGCTCGATGTGCAGCATCCAGCCCGTGTCTGGAGCAAACCCGCTCCGAATGTGTTCCTCAAGCTCGTTGCCAGCAATCTGGAAAGCCAACCCAAACTGACTGCCACCTGGATCAACAGGCAGGGCGAAGAACTCCACTCTTTTGAATGGATTGCCTGA